CTGGCCAGCTCAGGTGTGTGTACTGCCCCTAGGAAGCGGCTTGGCTGCGTCTCTTACACCTTCAGAGCCCTGGGGTGTCCTTAGCCCAGCGAGATGGGAATGGCAGTCACTCTGGCTCCCGGCGTCAGAATAGCCAGCACACGGGGTGGCCACCCAGAAGTCACGGGAGCTCTAAGAGGAGGCTAGGTGTTCCAGGGCCAGACCCAGGAGAAAGCCCTGGCCGTCCTGCCAAGGCCCTCTGCTGGAGCTGGGTTCAGCCCTGAGCGGgaggtggccaaggctgggcagaGGCACACGCATCCCCGTTCATGCTTTGCAAGTCTGGAGGCGCCCAGTTGGAGGAGGTGCTGAGGCTCGTGTCCGGTAAGGGGGGGCgggcagcaggaggagctgcGTCCTGTGGCTCCGGCTTCCGATACGGGTGGCtcgagtccccactgctccacttccaatcctgctgaggcacctggggaagcagcagaggttgacccaaggccttgggtccccgctgccacgtgggagacccagtggagctcctggctctcagctttggaccagcccagacaCCTAGGGAGtgagacagatggaagatctctcttctttctctcttgctggaactctgaatttcaaatatgtaaataaatctttataaacataaagaaatgaaagtggTCATGGAGAAGGACCCGGCCCACTTACAAGGTGCCGAGAACAACTAGGCTGCCCCTCCTAGCCCAAGCAGGGCTCCTCCATGGTCACCCCACCCCCAGTGGGGTGCTAATGCCGGGAAAGCCGACTGGTCTGGTTCCAGTCCCGTCCCAGATCCCAGGGAGGACTACAGCCCGTCAGTGCCCATCACAGCCACGGGCACCGGCACCAGCTTCCACAGCGCTTAGCCTGCACCCCTGACGCTCTGAGGGGACAGGGCCTGAGTAAGGGAGACCCCGCCTGGGACACCCTGACTCGCCTCCCCAGCACTGCTCCCCAAGCCAGGCCAACACTTGTATCACACTCGCCATGACGTGTGTGGCCACGGCATGCAGCCACGTCCCAGACATCACCCAGGCTACTCCTCCTGCTGCCGACACAGCAACTACAGCCTGTCCAGCAAGCCAGCTGGGGCGGGGGAGATGAGGGGCCGACACATCCTGGGAGTGGACCCTGGTCCTGGTCCTACATGCTCAGCAGTAACGTCACCCCCACGAGGTCACCCTCGTGAGGACACAGTTTCCCTAGCCCTCCACACTGGTGAGAGGCTTTACCAGCTGCCGCCTCGGCCTGGCTGGGCCCCAGGGAACAGACACCAGCACGCGTGATCAATCAGCCCGACACTTCCCAACACGCTGCTCGAGTTACACCCGGCAGGCTGACGcggggagagaaaaaagaggcCCCTCTGTCTTGGCCCTAGGGCCAGCACAGGCCGGGACCCTGGGCATTGAATTCCTCTTCTCTTGACTCTGCAGGGAGGGGCTGAGGCTGGAATCCTGTTAGTGACAAGCCATATGTCTACTACATACAACGCAGGAGGGACAGACAAGAGTCAGAGCGTCATTACAATTTCTGATCATGCAGCAGCTCACAAGTTCTTTAATCAACTCAGCTGTCTTCCTTACTTTCATTTATCTGTCCATTTAACCTTTTGTATCTTCCAGCTGTTCATTactcacccatccacccatccatccacccacctacccacccacccccacccatccatccatccacctacccaTGCACTCAgctatccatccacccacctacccacccatccacccatccaccatcCACCCATCCCATGCATccgcccatccatccatccacccatccatcgaTCCATtgatccatccattcatccatccacccacctacccatctatccatctatccatccatccatccacctacccatctatccatccatccatttgtcCATCCatatatccatccatccatccatccattcatccatccatatatccatccatccatccatccatccatccatccatccatccatccacgtatccatccacccaccaatccatctacccacccacccatccatccatccatccatccacctgcaCACCTACACATCCACCCAtccacacatccatccatccacctgcaCACCTAcacatccactcatccatccatccatccatccatccaccaatccacctatccatccatccatccatccatccatccatccatccatccatccatccaccgagccacctatccatccatccatccacctatccatccatccatccaccaattcacctatccatccatccatccatccatccatccacctatccatccatccatccatccatccatccatccatccatccatccatccaccgagccacctatccatccatccatccatccacctatccatccatccatccatccatccatccacctacccatccatccatccatccatccatccactcatccacccatacacctacccatccatccatccatccatccaaacacctacccatccatccatccatccacccacccatccatacacctatccattcatccatccatccatccatccatccatccatccatccatccatccaccaatccatccatccacccatccacctacccatccatccatacatctatccatccatccatccacccatccatccatacatctatccatccatccatccatccatccatccatccatccattcattcatctgcTCATCCATCCATGCACTCATCCtccactcttccatccatctgcCCACCCATTCATCTATCCACACACttatccacccacccactcatccatccacccacccatccatcatcATCCATTTGTCTGTCCACCTACCCAACCATATCTGAAGTCATACTACATGGAATCTTGATATCTAATTTTGACCTACAAAGATGGCATTTCTTTGTGACTAATCCTCACATGAATCATGTTCTCCACATCTTTTCATTTGGAGACCTGTGGGTGTCATGTGTGCCCTCTGCCCCTTGGTGATGTGGGTACCAGCATTTGGCGGCCTTTTGACTTACAGAATCTCAGGATATGCCCACTGGTCTGAGGCTGGTGGGAAAGGCCAGGGCTGCTTGGCAGCAATGCTGGGCACCCACCCCCAAGGGCAGTCACAGGGAGTACTCGCCCCAGGGTCCTGGCAGCTGGGTGGCTACAGGCAGTGTCGGGCTCTCCTCGGCTTCCAGCGACAGCAGAGCCATAAGGGCACTGAACAACATGGACATCCTCCAGGCAGCCCGGGCCCAGAGCCAGGCCTGGAGGCCCCGCAGGGGGACACCCATGTGGCTTTGCCTTGGTGCGCAGTCTGGGGCCAGTAGTGGTGCCACTTGGGTCCTCTGTTCATCTGCTGtctgggcagaggggcagggccaGCTAGGTGTTTGCCAGCCCAGGTTgtgttggctcagccctgaccagccTTGGCTGAGAGGAGTCAGAACCCTGGCTGGGCAGACAGAGGCAGGGGCAGTGCCAGCTCGGCCCCCTTCTGCTCCCAGGGGTAACTTGACCAAGCTGGGAGTGCAGAGGGAAGCCTTGACTTTCACTGAATGCCCAGTTTGGTCTGCACAGGGATCTGGGAGCTTGCTCTGATCCCGTTGAGCTGTGACAGACATGCAGAAAGGTGGCATTCGAGCCGGTGGCTCCAGGGACCCTTACCAAGTACACCTATGTggacagcccccaccctggctgcTGAGAAGCCAAGGACCCTCGGGGCCCCCGTGCTGCACTCATGCTTCCTCTTTTCAGGGTTCCCCAAGGCAGATTCTCTGACCTGAAGATCAAGAGCTGGACTAGAATCAGCACAGCCAAGCCCAGTGGAGCCCAGTGGGACCCAgtgaagcctagcccagcccagaacagccctgcccagcccagagacCCCACTGGCGCCCAGCCCAGAGTAGCCAGGCAGAGCTCAGTTCAGAGAAGCCCAGTCCAGTGGAGACCAGCATAGCCAAACAGAGACCAGTGAGTCCAGTTGAACCCATACAGTGCAGCCCAGCATAGCCAAGCCCAATGGAGTCCAACCCTGCCCTGCGGAGCCCAACccagtgcagcccagcccaacccaataGACTCAGCCCAGTGGAGCCCAGCACACCCCAACCCAGAGGAACCCAGTGGATCCCAGTCCAGCAGAGACTAGCTcaatccagcccagcccaggccagcgaAGCACATCCTAGTGGAGCCCAgtccagccaagcccagcccagtagagcccagcccagcagaaCCCAACCCAGCTCAGAGCagagcagtccagaccagaccAGCGGAGGCCAGTGGAGCCCAGCCCAGTGGAGCCGAGCGGAGCCCAGCCCAGCAAAGCCCAGTGGAGCAGCCTTGGTCACCACTGGTGTTCTCTAACATACAGAGACGGGCAGATCCTGTGACAGCATGGGGTGGAGGTGCAGACCTAAACTGTGCAACTAactgtgcacgtgtgtgtgggcCTGAGTGTGGGTGTGCACGGTgactgtgcacatgtgtgtgggggCCTGAGTGTGGATGTGCGGGGTgactgtgcacatgtgtgtgggggcctgagtgtgggtgtgcacatgtgtgtgggtgtgcagggagactgtgcacatgtgtgtgggggcctgagtgtgggtgtgcacatgtgtgtgggtgtgcagggaGACCGTGCACATGTGGGGGGGGTCTGAGTGTGGATGCACAGGGTGACTGCAGTGTggctgtgcagtgtgtgtgtagaTCTAAGTGTGGGTGTGTCACTGCAGGGTGattgtgcatgcatgtatgttgGCCTgaatgtgcgtgtgtgtctgtgtgttcttagatcatgtgtgcttgtgtgttggggtgtgtgAATGTACACAGATATGGGTAGGTGCTTGTGTATTTGGTAACTGTCCAAGCatctgtgtgtgagagtgtgtgtgccaGCGCCTGAGCCACCGGGTCCGTGGGCCTGGCTGGCAGCCGTGGTGCAGGTCCTGTCTGGGCCCTGCCCACAGGGCGCACTCACCTTGCCGCACAGCTCAGACCCTCAGAGGACGAGCTGTGTCCTGGCCTGTGCCGGAACTCCCTGCACACCTGGTCCGTGTTAGCCTCCTGACTGTCCGCTCAGTGCGGTGCCCTGGTGGCCGGCCCTGCCCCCACTGCCAGCCACCTCCACGTGTAACTGGGCCGCGGAGCTGTTTCTTGGGGCCTGTGTCTGCGGGCTGCCCGGGACGCACAATGGGCCATTCACGGCCACACAGAACAGCAGTGCCTGCGCGTATCTTTAAGCTGAGAAGCGAGGCGTAATTGAAACAGATGCTGAGCATTCCAGCGCGGAGGGCCAGCCCCGGGGGGACCtaagccaggactgtgccagggcTGCTATCTTACGGCGGCTACGCCAACTCGGCTGGCTCTCCGCATGCTTGGCCCCGGGGTGCCAGGTTGTGCCCTGGTCGCCAGCACTCCCCCCTGCTGGTCTGTCCCACTGCTGTGCAGCCACTGGTCCTTGTGGGCGTGGCCTCCCTGGTCACCCTCTGAGCTGGCTCCCTGCTGGGATGCCACCCCTTGGTCAGAGATGCTCACATGACTGGAGACCGTAACCACCCATGTGGTCTGTTCGTCATGTGGCACCGAATGCTCCCGGGATGGAGAGACTTGAATGCGGCCTCGCAGCCTCCTCCACCCCAGCCTCTCCATTCTCGGAGAGCAAGAGGCGGCCCCAGCAGGGCCAGCTGGCACGGGGCGGAGACACCCGGTGACACATCACAGCCGTGCTTAGTCCAGCAGTCATGCAGGCATACACACAGCCTTTTGGGGGCCTGAGTGTCACCTGCCGTGGCTGCTGAACCCCACAAGAGCTGCCTGAGGGTCCATCAACTGGAGAGACGCTCGGTGCCAGCCCTTCTCATTTGCCCATCACCAATTCCGTCATCACCCACCcgtcacccatccatccatttgCCTGTCTGTGAGTTCATCTGTCCACAGCCCAGCTGTGTCCCACACGAGTACCTGGGCTCAGCATTTTGAAACAGCCAGGATAACACATGACACCCTCCTTCCAGCAGCGTGGAAGGTGCCAGGGCCTCAACTGGGGCGTGTCAGTCTGACCAGGTGACTCACAGTTaggatgcacacacagacacacacacacaccacactacACCACgggggccacacacacacacacacacacactacagctcctacacacacacgtacacacatgccACAGCTCctactcacacatacacatgcatacacacatcacagctcctgctctctctcacacacacacacgccacagctcctgttcacacacacacacacgccacagcTTCTGAACACACACATCACAGCTCCTgctcacacacaaacatacacatacacacatcacacctcctgctaacacacacatcacagctcctgctcacacacaaacacacacacatcacacctgctcacacacacaaatgccaCAGCTTCTGCTTCCACACATATCACagttcctgctcacacacacacatcacagctcTTGCTCACACACGTCACACACATCACAGCtcctgttcacacacacacacacgtcacagCTTCtgctcacacacacgcacacacacacgtcacagCTCCTGCacactctcacacatacacatgtgacAACTcctgcacacacaaacacacacacacgtgagttCTAAAGTTGGGAAGATCTCCGTATGTTCACCTATGGGGCCAACACTGACAGAGACAGCGGCCTGTGGAGGCTGGCTCATTCCTGTGGCTcccatgacagctggagctgggcccaagCATAGGTATAGGAGTCAGAACCCTGGCTCCCCTAGTCTGCACTGCCCGCAGCTCGGCAGCAACAGGAACAGAGTTGGGcacccaggcctggcctctgTGGGCTGCTTCCAGGAGCAGGCCTGGGACCACGGGGGACACGGGGGGCCACGGGGGCCACGGGGACCATGGGAATGCACAGGTAGGTGTGTCTTCACCTGTGGTCCCAACAGAGGCCTTGGGAGAGGGGGTCCTGGCAGGGTGGCCACTCAGGGTGGGGTGGGCCATGCCCACCTGTTGTGGACCTGCCACAACTGACCATAGCCTCAAGCGCAGTAACTACTCCCAAGGGAGCCACCTGCCAGGCCCCTCggggctccctcctgccccctcccatgCTTGTCTTCAGACCTCGGCCCCAGAGAAGTCCCCGGAGTACGGCCTAGCCTGTGTTAACCAAACCCCACCTGCCAGGGTACCACTGGCAATGGAAGCCATGTTCCCTCACCCACCCCACCCTGTGCAGTCCTGTCCATGTGCATGGCTGCATGGCTGCATGGCTGCATGGCTGCATGGCTGATCTTCGGCAGGAGCCCATCCACTGGGAGACCTGAGGCGTCTACAAGCCAGGGACGGTCTTGCCCGGGCCGGGGGCTTGCCACGCCTTCTGCGCCCCCACCCACACACGTGTGCCACGCAAGACAGGCTTTGTCCGGGGTCTGCGTCCTCCCGCCACTGCCCTGTTCTTCACAGAGTTCTCTCAACGCCACAGCTTACATGGTTGGAATTAAATCTGGAACTTTCCAGATCCTGTGCCCTGGGTCTTCCATCACTGGCTGGGCCAAGAAGCCTGCCTGCTCTTCTGGGGCCACCTGGCTCTGTAGCCGCTGTCTGAGGCCTGCCCCTCTGGGGCTACCCGGCTCTGTAGCCGCTGTCTGAGGCCTGCCCGTCTGGGGCCACCTGGCTCTGTAGCCGCTGTCTGAGCCGGTCACTGGCTTTTGGTGGGGCAGATGGGGGTCCTAGGCAGTTGTTTCATCCTGCaaggtggctgttccccaccaGGCCCCCAACTCCTCCTGACTTGGGGTCAGGGATTCGTCCCTCCCGGGGCCTGCCCACTCTGCTCCCCACAGCCCCCACCCAGCCTGTGGCAATCCCCATGAGcaccagcagggggcagggggtgcTCTGCTCTGAGGGCACTCCAGGAGGACTGGCCAGGGACCCACGGGTGAGGGCTCTCAGAGGCTGAGGGAGACAGGAGAGTGTTGGGatccagtgaactccagtgatCAGGGCGAACTCCCAGGACCCGAGCCTGCACAGCCCAGCCGGGCTGGCATGGCCCAcacctgcttgtgcctggggtGGGCAGGGTCTGACGAGAGCAAAGGAGGCGCAGGGCTCCTGGTGGCTGCAACCACTGGACATGGATGCGGCTCTGCTCTGGAGGCTACTGGGAGTGACCATGATGGCACCTGTGACCCCTGCATCTAGGCTGGGCCCCCTGATCAAGATTACACTGCAGatatgggacacacacacacacacacacactcagacacagcacAGAAAGACACAACACAcgcacactcagacacacacacacacacatacacagacatgtgTCTGTGTTGAAGCTCTGACTCCCGGATGGCCGCTGGGcgccagcagcaggtgcacctgtCCACAGGCACCTGTCCTATGAAGAAGCATCAATGCTCCCCGACGTTTCCAGGGAGTAACCTGGGGTACACATGTAGGTGGAGACCAGACTGGGTGGGAATGATGCAGACCGCATGTTGGGGACCCGAGGCCTCCAGACCGCAGGAGGCAATTACTTGTGGGGAACCTATAGGGAGCTGAGCACTGTAGGTGAAAGACCAGGGCCAGGTTCTGCAAGGACACGAGGTGGGGGGCTCAGACATCTCTTCCCCAGCCCAAGTCCCCCAGGCTCTCACCCAGTGgagcctgcctggcccagctctcagaggccagagcttctggctttgggcggCTTTGGGGAGCATGGCTGCCCAGCTCCCCGCCCAGGGTGTCAGCCGCGTGCGGAGGCGGACAGGGTCGCAGGGAGCTCAAGTACAGTTCAGCCCCTGAGGTGGGAACGCACCGAGGAAGGGGGGCACCAGCTCGAACTCAGGGCTGTGCCCCTGGGGCCTTGGAGGGGCTGCACAGACAGGCACAGGCAGTCCCCTGGGCACCTACAGGCCCCCACAGCCCTGACCCCAGTGCCGCCCCTCTCTGGTGCTAAAGGCAGCGATGGCCTGGGACGGTCCCCCTGCCCGTCGGCACTGAGGTCTGGCTGCCAGATGCTGTCGGCCTTAACGAGCCAGGTCTGTTGGCCACTAATTGGTCCTGGGCACCAGGGACAGCTGGGCAGAAGGGCTCTGGACCGGGGCTGGGCAGCCCAGGGCAAAAGGGGCATCGCACAGCCATGCTATCCACTCACATCGGAGCATGTCCCCTGTGACCTCGGACTCCTCCTGGGAGGTGGGACCTGAGGTGGCAGGGGCCGGGTGACCCCCAGGCTTCCGCTGGAACGGAAGTGCTGGCCCCTGGTGGGTCACAGGTCACTTCCTGTCGGCGCAGGGGAGGAGCTGTGGCCACGCTGTCCATAAACGTGTTCAAGCGATTTACGACGTACAAGGAGGCTGCGCTGGCCAGGACAGGTGGACAGGCCCGGATGGTGGCTTCCGGTCAGCTGGGGCAGGGTCCCCTTGTTGGCAAGCAGACAGGGCTCTGCCAGGACACCCATCCCCCCGAGCTGAGCAGCGGCCCCTGTGCTGCCCTGTGCCTTCCCCAGAGTGATGGGGACACCTGTGGGCTCATTGTAGCTACACGAGTCCTCCACATGTGGGCCCCTCTCCTGGGACACATGGAGGACGCATGTGGGCCACTCTCCTGGGACACACGGAGGACATGTGTGGGCTTTTGGAGGGCATGTGCAGGCCACTCTCCTAGGATACACGGTGGATAGTGTGGGCCCCTCTCCTAGGACATGCAGAGGACAAGTGTGGGCCCTCTCCTAGGACACACGGAGGACACGTGCAGGCCTCACAACTGCTTGCTGGTCAGTGCAGCTGGCCACGGTGTCCACCTGGGGGATGTGTGGATCATTCCATGGCTGCGTCCAGGTCACAGCCTTGCTGCTGCTCCAGGGAGGCTGCTGGACTCTTGGGGATCCCAAAATGCAACGGGCGAAGCCCCAAGAGGCTGGCAGTGGGGTGAGGAGCTAGGCAAGGGCAGGCTCCCTTCTCCCCGGAGTGGCCTTGAGGAGGAGGTTGCTGGCCCCTGGGGAGTGGACACCAGCCTCCTGCTCCGAACAGAAGTCCTGGGGCCAGGGGAAGCACTTGACCCAAGATCCTCCCCCagaaacccaggagcccaggaccccagcagcaggcggcccaagcccctcccccagaaacccaggggcccaggaccccagcagcaggcgGCCCAAGCCCCtcctccaggagcccaggaccccagcagcaggcgGCCCAAGCCCCTTCCCGGCTCCCAACCAAAAACTGCGGGCCGCTCCTACCCAGGCCGGGGCACCTCTCCATTGTGCCAGTCTGGGTGCCATCTGTGACTCCCCAGGACTACAGAGAGGAATGAGGGGCCTTGGCCCCAAGTCAGAGCCTCAGTGGGCAGGGGGACCCCACTCAGCACCGACAGTCGATAGGGTGGGGAAACCTCCGAGTCCTCTCTGGAGGAGCCTGCTCGGAGTGCGAGCTGGGACATGGCAGCTGCTGCGGCCCCTCCACTGTGGGGCTTGGTTCACCCCcgagccagggtgtgtgtgtgtgagtctggcTCCGGGAACGCCCCAGGCCGCGTGGCTCACCCCCCAAACCCAGTCCTGGtcccctcccctgcttcccatttccccctcccccactcaacGTCGTGCTCCACCCGTCTCCACCCTAGCCTCTGCCCCGACACAATGGTCGCCAAGGCCAGTACTGTGACCTAGGCGGCCACACCCTTGAAAGGGCCTGGGCAGGTGGTGGCACAGGCAGACAGCAGCTGGTGGTGGAGGATGGCGGGCTCCTGGGTGCTGGATGTGGCCTGCTAGCCCCTGCCAGGAACTCCCCCAAAACCAGAGGGACGAACCCCGCAGACGCCAGCAGAGCCCGGACTAGAGCCGGCTGCCGCGCCTCACGACTCCCTCGGGCAGTGCCCAGGGTAGAATGCTGCAGGCATGTTCAGCCCCCACACGCTCGAGGCCCCGGCGGTGATCTTCGACAATGGCTCAGGGCTGTGCAAGGCGGGCCTGTCGGGGGAGATCGGGCCCAGGCACGTCATCAGCTCCGTGGTGGGGCACCCCAAGTTCCAGACGGCCTCGGCGGGGGCCAACCAGAAGAAGTACTTCGTGGGGGAGGAGGCGCTGTACAAGTATGATACGCTACACTTGCGCCAGCCCATTGAGCGTGGCCTGATCACGGGCTGGGATGACATGGAGAGGCTGTGGAAACACCTGTTTGAGTGGGAGCTGGGCGTGAAGCCGAGCGAGCGTCCAGTGCTCATGACCGAGCCCTCGCTGAACCCCCGGGAGAACCGCGAGAAGATGGCCGAGGTGATGTTCGAGAGCTTCGGGGTGCCGGCCTTCTACCTGTCGGACCAGGCCGTGCTGGCCCTGTACGCCTCGGCCTGCGTCACGGGGCTGGTGGTGGACAGCGGGGATGGCATCACCTGCACCGTGCCCATCTTCGAGGGCTACTCGCTGCCACACGCCGTCACCAAACTCTACGTGGCAGGCAGGGACATCACGGAGCTGCTGACGCGGCTTCTGCTGGCCAGCGGGCGTGTCTTCCCCTGCCTGCTGGACAAGGCCCTGGTGGACGACATCAAGGAGAAGCTGTGCTACGTGGCCCTGGAGCCGGACAAGGAGCTGTCCCGGCGGCCTGAGGAGGTGCTGCGGGAGTACAAGCTGCCTGACGGCCACGTGGTGTACATGGGCGACCAGCTGCACCAGGCGCCCGAGGTGCTGTTTGCGCCCGAGCAGCTGGGCATTCAGAGCCCGGGCTTGTCCAAGATGGTGTCCAGCAGCATCGCCAAGTGTGATGTTGACATCCAGAAGACGCTGTTCGGCGAGATTGTGCTGTCGGGTGGCTCCACGCTCTTCCCGGGCCTGGACGACCGACTGCTGCGGGAGCTGGAGCCGCTGGCCTCCAAGGGAACGGCCATCAAGATCACGGTGCCGCCCGACCGCTGGTTCTCCACCTGGATCGGAGCCTCCATCGTCACCTCGCTCAGCAGCTTCAAGCAGATGTGGGTCACGGCCGCCGACTTCAAGGAGTTCGGGACTTCGGTGATCCAGAGAAGGTGCTTCTGAGGCCACGGCCGTGGCCGCCCAATAAAACACAGAACTGTGACCGTGCCCAGGGTTTcctcctttctgcctccctccctggacACTGCAGGGAGTCTGTGCTGTAAGGCAAGGGCTTAGGTGGATCTGGCCCGACAGGGAAGCAAGGAGCGCAGGTGGGGACCACTGGAGCCGGGGTGGCTGCAGAAGGCTGAGGGCAGAGAGGGGGGCCCCTGTCCTCCACGCCCACCTGTGGGTCTACTGCCTCGGCATTTGCgcgtgctcctggctttgctgaCCACACCCCGACCCCTGCAGGCAACGTGGAGGGCTGCCCGCAGGGATCTCCACCAAGTGCACGAAGCCCAGCGAAGGCCCCCCAGAGCACCCCCACATCCTGCTGCACACGTGTGTCCTGGGTGTGACGGGTACACGGGCACCAGGCAGGTGTGAGTGGGGAACCGGGGGTGAGGAAGGACGGGCCCGCAGAGGACAGGCACTCCGAGCAGTGCTGTGGGAGAGACCCACTCGTCTTgtgagtgtgtgcacatgtgtgcatgggcCTGTGTTCCtgtatgtgtgcacacgtgtgtgcccTGAGGGTCCATGACCCTACACCCCGTCTCCTCCCGCGCTCGCCTCCCTCCACCTGTTGGCTTGACGTGGCTCGTGCCGATTTGGTGACAGTGCTGGACAGTGCTGGACACCGTC
This window of the Ochotona princeps isolate mOchPri1 chromosome 2, mOchPri1.hap1, whole genome shotgun sequence genome carries:
- the ACTRT2 gene encoding actin-related protein T2 → MFSPHTLEAPAVIFDNGSGLCKAGLSGEIGPRHVISSVVGHPKFQTASAGANQKKYFVGEEALYKYDTLHLRQPIERGLITGWDDMERLWKHLFEWELGVKPSERPVLMTEPSLNPRENREKMAEVMFESFGVPAFYLSDQAVLALYASACVTGLVVDSGDGITCTVPIFEGYSLPHAVTKLYVAGRDITELLTRLLLASGRVFPCLLDKALVDDIKEKLCYVALEPDKELSRRPEEVLREYKLPDGHVVYMGDQLHQAPEVLFAPEQLGIQSPGLSKMVSSSIAKCDVDIQKTLFGEIVLSGGSTLFPGLDDRLLRELEPLASKGTAIKITVPPDRWFSTWIGASIVTSLSSFKQMWVTAADFKEFGTSVIQRRCF